From Meles meles chromosome 5, mMelMel3.1 paternal haplotype, whole genome shotgun sequence, one genomic window encodes:
- the HTR1E gene encoding 5-hydroxytryptamine receptor 1E has translation MNITNCTAEASVAARPKTITEKMLISMTLVIITTLTMLLNLAVIMAICTTKKLHQPANYLICSLAVTDLLVAVLVMPLSIMYIVMDSWKLGYFICEVWLSVDMTCCTCSILHLCVIALDRYWAITNAIEYARKRTAKRAGLMILTVWTISIFISMPPLFWRSHRQLSPPPSECTIQHDHVIYTIYSTLGAFYIPLTLILILYYRIYHAAKSLYQKRGSSRHLSNRSTDSQNSFASCKLTQTFCVSDFSTSDPTTEFEKIHNSIRIPSFDNDLDHPGERQQISSTRERKAARILGLILGAFILSWLPFFIKELIVGLSIYTVSSEVADFLTWLGYVNSLINPLLYTSFNEDFKLAFKKLIKCREHA, from the coding sequence ATGAATATCACTAACTGTACCGCAGAAGCCAGTGTGGCTGCAAGACCCAAGACCATcactgaaaagatgctcatctcCATGACTCTGGTGATCATCACCACCCTGACCATGTTACTGAACTTGGCAGTGATCATGGCCATCTGTACCACCAAGAAGCTCCACCAGCCTGCCAACTACTTGATCTGTTCCCTGGCTGTGACGGATCTCCTGGTGGCAGTACTTGTCATGCCACTGAGCATCATGTACATTGTCATGGACAGCTGGAAACTAGGGTACTTCATCTGTGAGGTGTGGCTGAGTGTGGACATGACCTGCTGCACCTGCTCCATCCTCCATCTCTGTGTGATTGCCCTAGACAGGTACTGGGCCATCACCAATGCTATTGAATATGCCAGGAAGAGGACCGCCAAGAGGGCTGGGCTGATGATTCTcactgtctggaccatctctatCTTCATCTCCATGCCCCCCCTGTTCTGGAGAAGCCACCGTCAACTCAGCCCACCTCCTAGTGAGTGCACCATCCAGCATGACCATGTCATCTACACCATTTACTCCACGCTTGGAGCATTTTATATCCCCTTGACTTTGATACTTATTCTGTATTACCGGATCTACCATGCAGCCAAGAGCCTTTACCAGAAAAGAGGATCAAGCCGGCACTTAAGCAACAGAAGCACGGATAGCCAAAATTCTTTTGCGAGTTGTAAACTTACACAGACTTTCTGTGTGTCTGATTTCTCCACCTCAGACCCTACCACCGAGTTTGAAAAGATCCACAACTCTATCAGGATCCCTTCCTTCGATAATGATCTAGATCACCCAGGAGAACGTCAGCAGATCTCTAGTACCAGGGAACGCAAGGCAGCACGCATCCTAGGACTGATTTTGGGGGCATTCATTTTGTCGTGGCTTCCATTTTTCATCAAAGAGTTGATTGTGGGTCTGAGTATCTACACAGTGTCCTCTGAAGTGGCTGATTTTTTGACGTGGCTTGGTTATGTTAATTCTCTGATCAACCCTCTGCTCTATACAAGCTTTAATGAAGACTTTAAGCTGgcttttaaaaagctaattaaGTGCCGAGAACATGCATAG